A genomic window from Triticum urartu cultivar G1812 chromosome 7, Tu2.1, whole genome shotgun sequence includes:
- the LOC125518942 gene encoding uncharacterized protein LOC125518942 — translation MSLVQSLTRWRWSRQRKQSPATSSGDGLRRRSGGGLGPAEDVVVVVVVDFFSLIHCSSFSHIVLLFVVSSVYSNQKPKALYILMAKLMYVSHGASHKLPFKVGSSLQIARDGMAGIRLVTGSITTAAYKTSKEDHLVNKLREQGPLVGDATIGNQTDDATSANETGNRLAGCWRQRSQKRWVAQQLAKRRRRTRGSANGQASARYVASRGTRGQPDIPKPVCKPVRHKNCGVEGHK, via the exons ATGTCGTTGGTGCAGTCTCTGACCCGGTGGCGATGGTCGAGGCAGCGGAAGCAGAGCCCCGCGACCTCCTCCGGCGACGGGCTGCGCCGTCGCAGCGGCGGAGGGCTTGGCCcggccgaggatgttgttgttgttgttgttgttgatttCTTTAGTTTAATTCATTGTTCTTCTTTTAGTCATATTGTTCTTTTATTTGTCGTTTCTTCAGTCTATAGCAACCAAAAACCAAAAGCCCTCTATATTCTGATGGCAAAGCTG ATGTATGTATCCCACGGGGCATCACATAAATTACCATTCAAGGTAGGTTCCAGTCTGCAGATCGCGAGGGACGGTATGGCTGGAATACGCTTGGTAACAGGGAGCATTACCACTGCTGCGTACAAGACCTCTAAGGAAGACCATCTCGTCAATAAGCTACGAGAACAAGGGCCATTAGTTGGAGATGCAACCATTGGAAACCAGACCGATGATGCTACTTCGGCAAATGAGACTGGGAACAGGCTCGCTGGATGTTGGCGCCAAAGAAGCCAAAAGAGATGGGTCGCCCAACAACTAGCCAAGAGAAGGCGCCGTACGAGGGGCTCAGCAAACGGACAAGCTTCTGCACGATATGTTGCCAGCAGGGGCACAAGAGGACAACCTGATATCCCCAAGCCAGTTTGTAAACCAGTGCGGCACAAAAACTGCGGCGTTGAAGGTCACAAATGA